The Methylomicrobium lacus LW14 genome window below encodes:
- the zwf gene encoding glucose-6-phosphate dehydrogenase: protein MKDKKFKPCDLVIYGALGDLTRRKLLISLYRLENANLLEPDTRIIGVDRHPGEGAFYIDVAHQSLKQFLNEKLDEAVWKRFSSRLSYLQIDLTQMEQYQRLHEVIDQQSRVMVNYFAVAPFLFKPICQGLDQSGILTPAARMVMEKPIGHNLKSSIEINDEVAKVFNEDQVYRIDHYLGKETVLNLLALRFANSIFTNNWDHNTIDHIQITVAEDIGIEGRWEYFDKTGQLRDMVQNHLLQILTFIAMEPPANLEAESIHNEKIKVLKALRPITAKNVDEKTVRGQYSAGYVKRSPVPGYLEEEGANVDSTTESFVAIRVDIDNWRWADVPFYLRAGKRMHNKRTEIVVYFKRVPHNIFKDSYLRLPPNKLVIHLQPNEGVEIEMLNKVPGIDENLKIQKTKLDLSFSEEFKKSRIFGGYEKLVLEAMRGNPTLFLSREEIEQAWTWIDSIQNAWAKSPEKPKPYQAGTWGPIASDLLLDRDGRAWEG from the coding sequence ATGAAGGACAAAAAATTCAAACCCTGCGATCTGGTTATTTATGGCGCCCTCGGCGATTTAACCCGGCGCAAGCTGCTCATTTCGCTATACCGCCTCGAAAACGCCAATTTGCTCGAACCCGATACGCGCATCATCGGCGTTGACCGGCATCCCGGCGAAGGCGCTTTCTATATCGATGTGGCGCACCAGAGCCTTAAGCAATTTTTGAATGAAAAACTGGACGAAGCCGTCTGGAAACGCTTTTCAAGCCGGCTGTCCTATCTCCAGATCGATCTGACGCAGATGGAGCAGTATCAGCGCCTGCACGAGGTGATCGACCAACAAAGCCGGGTGATGGTCAATTATTTCGCGGTCGCGCCGTTTTTATTCAAGCCCATCTGCCAGGGCCTCGATCAATCCGGCATCCTGACGCCCGCGGCGCGGATGGTGATGGAAAAGCCGATCGGCCATAACCTGAAGTCCTCGATCGAAATCAACGACGAAGTCGCGAAAGTATTCAACGAAGACCAGGTTTACCGGATCGATCATTACCTCGGCAAGGAAACGGTGTTGAATCTCCTGGCCTTGCGTTTCGCGAATTCGATCTTCACGAACAACTGGGACCACAACACGATCGACCATATCCAGATCACCGTCGCCGAAGACATCGGCATCGAGGGACGCTGGGAGTATTTCGACAAGACCGGACAGCTGCGCGACATGGTGCAGAACCATCTGCTGCAAATCCTGACCTTCATCGCAATGGAGCCGCCGGCCAACCTGGAAGCCGAAAGCATCCACAACGAAAAGATCAAGGTGCTGAAAGCGTTGCGGCCGATCACGGCCAAGAATGTCGATGAAAAAACCGTGCGCGGCCAATATAGCGCCGGTTACGTGAAGCGCAGCCCGGTGCCCGGCTACCTCGAAGAAGAAGGCGCGAATGTCGACAGCACGACCGAAAGCTTCGTCGCGATCCGGGTCGATATCGACAACTGGCGCTGGGCCGATGTGCCGTTCTATCTGCGCGCCGGCAAGCGCATGCACAACAAGCGCACCGAGATCGTGGTGTATTTCAAGCGCGTGCCGCACAACATCTTCAAGGACAGCTATCTGCGCCTGCCGCCGAACAAACTGGTCATCCATTTGCAGCCGAACGAAGGCGTCGAAATCGAGATGCTGAACAAGGTGCCCGGCATCGATGAAAACTTGAAGATTCAAAAAACCAAGCTCGACTTGAGCTTTTCCGAAGAATTTAAAAAGAGCCGGATTTTCGGCGGCTACGAAAAGCTGGTGCTGGAAGCGATGCGCGGCAATCCGACGCTGTTTTTGAGCCGTGAGGAGATCGAGCAGGCCTGGACCTGGATCGATTCGATCCAGAATGCCTGGGCCAAATCTCCGGAAAAACCGAAGCCGTATCAGGCCGGCACCTGGGGGCCGATTGCGTCCGATCTGCTGCTCGACCGCGATGGCCGGGCCTGGGAAGGCTGA
- a CDS encoding OsmC family protein, which yields MKATVKWVDGVMFVGESGSGHAVVMDGPPDHGGRNMGLRPMEMLLLGVGGCSSFDVVQILQKGKNDIVDCVAELTAERVDAVPAVFSKIHLHFIVKGRNLKEAVVERAVKLSAEKYCSASIMLGKAGVEITHDFEVIEV from the coding sequence ATGAAAGCGACTGTCAAATGGGTTGACGGCGTGATGTTTGTCGGCGAATCCGGCAGCGGTCACGCGGTCGTGATGGACGGTCCGCCCGACCACGGTGGACGGAATATGGGCTTGCGTCCGATGGAAATGCTGTTGCTGGGCGTGGGCGGCTGTTCGTCATTTGATGTCGTGCAGATTCTGCAAAAGGGCAAGAATGACATCGTCGATTGCGTGGCCGAACTGACGGCCGAACGCGTCGATGCGGTGCCGGCCGTGTTCAGTAAAATTCACCTGCATTTCATCGTCAAGGGCCGCAATTTGAAGGAAGCGGTGGTCGAGAGAGCCGTCAAATTGTCGGCGGAAAAATATTGCTCCGCATCGATAATGCTGGGTAAGGCAGGGGTGGAAATCACCCATGATTTTGAAGTGATCGAGGTTTAA
- a CDS encoding (Fe-S)-binding protein, producing the protein MHELLKDADLCVKCGLCLPHCPTYGQTGNENESPRGRIALIQGYAGGHLDATPALLAHIDHCLLCRACEKACPAEVPYGRLVDRFRAQTQVMQPFSPAVALLKRLAVNPTLKRWAQAGLRFYQSPSIKRLGLLRLLNLGTLNRLLPAGNAPAEALKSHYAASGNAKGEVGLFTGCIATLLDSATLRAAIKCLTAAGFDVHVPAEQTCCGALAQHDGDVDAAAQLAAKNCRAFAMPNLTAIVTVASGCGAQLKDYQNAEAAGKVVDASRFLAENADFSDRLIPLAATVCLHTPCSLKNAMREEQGALTLLRQIPDLKVIELPQTTHCCGAAGSYVLKHPKMAKTLVDQLLDAAIATQAGTLITSNIGCALHLAAGLRERGKTLEVLHPLALLARQLP; encoded by the coding sequence ATGCATGAACTGCTAAAGGATGCCGATCTTTGCGTCAAATGCGGGCTGTGTCTGCCGCATTGTCCGACCTATGGGCAGACCGGCAATGAAAACGAATCCCCGCGCGGCCGTATCGCGCTGATTCAGGGCTACGCGGGCGGCCATCTCGACGCGACCCCGGCATTGCTCGCCCACATCGACCACTGCCTGTTATGCAGGGCGTGCGAAAAAGCCTGTCCGGCCGAAGTGCCCTATGGCCGGCTGGTCGACCGTTTTCGCGCACAGACCCAGGTCATGCAGCCTTTTTCGCCGGCCGTGGCGCTGCTCAAACGGCTCGCGGTCAATCCCACGCTTAAGCGCTGGGCACAGGCGGGACTTCGCTTTTACCAAAGCCCTTCGATCAAACGGCTCGGCCTGCTGCGCTTGCTCAATTTGGGCACCCTCAATCGGCTGCTGCCCGCCGGCAACGCCCCCGCAGAAGCGCTTAAAAGTCACTACGCCGCCTCCGGCAACGCCAAAGGCGAGGTCGGCCTGTTCACCGGCTGCATCGCTACGCTGCTAGACTCTGCAACGCTGCGCGCAGCCATCAAATGCCTGACCGCGGCCGGATTCGATGTTCACGTGCCTGCCGAACAAACGTGCTGCGGCGCGCTCGCACAGCATGACGGCGATGTGGATGCGGCGGCTCAACTGGCGGCAAAGAATTGCCGCGCCTTCGCGATGCCGAATCTGACCGCGATCGTAACGGTCGCCTCCGGCTGCGGCGCGCAGTTGAAAGACTATCAAAATGCCGAGGCGGCGGGAAAAGTGGTCGATGCGAGCCGGTTTTTAGCCGAAAACGCCGATTTTTCGGATCGGCTCATCCCGCTCGCGGCGACTGTCTGCCTGCATACGCCGTGTTCGCTGAAAAACGCGATGCGCGAGGAACAAGGCGCTTTGACTTTATTGCGGCAGATTCCCGACCTGAAGGTGATTGAGCTGCCCCAAACAACGCATTGCTGCGGCGCGGCCGGCAGTTATGTGTTGAAACACCCGAAGATGGCGAAGACGTTGGTTGATCAGCTACTGGACGCGGCCATCGCGACGCAAGCCGGGACCTTGATCACATCGAATATCGGCTGCGCGTTGCATCTGGCGGCCGGACTGCGGGAAAGAGGGAAAACCCTAGAGGTGCTGCACCCGCTGGCGTTGCTGGCGCGGCAATTGCCGTGA
- the speD gene encoding adenosylmethionine decarboxylase, with amino-acid sequence MKNKLQLHGFNNLTKSLSFNIYDVCYAPAEQQKAYIEYIDEAYNADRLTQILKDVAEIIGAQILNIAHQDYEPQGASVTMLISEGDSPPPPSMNSQTPGPLPDTVLAHLDKSHITVHTYPESHPDNGISTFRADIDVSTCGRISPLKALNYLIHSFESDIVIMDYRVRGFTRDITGKKHYIDHNITSIQNYIAKDTQELYQMIDVNVYQENIFHTKMMLKEFELENYLFEKESNLNEIQKVEIEKKLQTEVTEIFYGHNYRRKKIKVAD; translated from the coding sequence TTGAAAAACAAATTGCAATTACACGGCTTTAACAATCTGACGAAGTCGCTGAGTTTCAATATCTATGATGTTTGTTATGCGCCGGCCGAGCAGCAAAAAGCTTATATCGAGTATATCGATGAAGCCTATAATGCCGACCGCCTGACGCAAATTTTGAAGGATGTGGCCGAGATCATCGGCGCGCAGATCCTGAATATTGCGCATCAGGACTACGAGCCGCAGGGTGCCAGCGTGACGATGCTGATTTCGGAAGGCGACTCGCCGCCTCCGCCGAGCATGAACAGTCAGACGCCGGGTCCCTTGCCCGACACCGTGCTGGCGCACCTCGATAAAAGCCACATCACGGTGCATACCTATCCCGAGAGCCATCCCGACAACGGCATCAGCACGTTCCGGGCGGACATCGACGTGTCGACCTGCGGCCGCATTTCGCCGCTCAAGGCGCTGAATTATCTGATTCACAGCTTCGAGTCGGACATCGTGATCATGGACTACCGGGTGCGCGGCTTTACCCGCGACATTACCGGCAAGAAGCATTATATCGATCACAACATCACCTCGATCCAGAACTATATCGCGAAGGATACGCAGGAACTGTATCAGATGATCGACGTGAACGTATATCAGGAAAACATCTTCCACACCAAGATGATGTTGAAGGAGTTCGAGCTCGAAAATTATCTTTTTGAAAAAGAAAGTAATTTAAACGAGATACAAAAAGTGGAAATCGAAAAGAAGCTGCAAACCGAAGTCACCGAAATATTTTACGGACACAATTACCGCCGCAAAAAGATCAAAGTGGCCGATTAA
- a CDS encoding GlxA family transcriptional regulator, which yields MTHARQSILLQHRHIAMLIYPDCEIVDVTGPMDVFFFANYALRLAGQIAETESVYSLSLIAEQAGPVRTASGMRLVADIAYEDVTENIDTLFVTGAPLKAAALQDEKISRWLRHMMPKVRRMASICTGAFFLAESGLLNNRKATTHWRYCELLANQYRHVQILPDKIFVRDGSIYTSGGVTAGIDLALSLVEEDWGWEVAASVARGMLIFMRRPGGQSQFSSFAFNEAKTRKDFRELQAWIASHPEEDLSVEILAGRMAMSPRNFSRVFCHEVGMTPAKFVERTRLEAARNMLLRTDLPMESIAGKCGFNNAEQMRRTFQRFLTISPQEYRANFK from the coding sequence ATGACCCACGCCAGACAATCGATCCTCTTGCAGCATCGCCACATCGCGATGCTAATCTATCCGGACTGCGAAATTGTCGATGTGACCGGCCCGATGGATGTGTTTTTTTTCGCCAATTACGCGTTGCGTTTAGCCGGACAGATTGCCGAAACAGAGTCGGTCTACTCTCTATCGCTGATCGCGGAACAGGCAGGGCCAGTCAGAACCGCTTCCGGAATGCGGCTTGTAGCCGATATTGCCTACGAAGATGTCACCGAAAACATAGACACTTTATTTGTCACCGGCGCTCCTCTGAAGGCTGCCGCCTTGCAGGATGAGAAAATTTCACGTTGGCTGAGGCACATGATGCCCAAAGTTCGGCGTATGGCCTCGATTTGCACCGGCGCATTTTTCCTTGCCGAAAGCGGGCTGTTGAATAACCGCAAAGCCACCACCCACTGGCGTTATTGCGAATTGCTGGCTAACCAGTACCGGCATGTACAGATTCTACCCGACAAGATCTTCGTCCGCGACGGCAGCATTTATACCTCCGGCGGCGTGACCGCAGGCATCGATTTGGCCTTGAGTTTGGTCGAAGAGGACTGGGGCTGGGAAGTCGCAGCGAGCGTCGCGCGCGGCATGCTGATCTTCATGCGAAGGCCTGGCGGACAATCGCAATTCAGCAGTTTCGCTTTTAACGAGGCAAAAACCCGCAAGGATTTCCGCGAATTGCAAGCCTGGATCGCCAGCCATCCGGAAGAAGACCTGAGCGTCGAAATACTCGCAGGCCGCATGGCGATGAGCCCGAGAAATTTCTCGCGCGTTTTTTGCCATGAAGTCGGCATGACCCCGGCAAAGTTTGTCGAACGCACTCGCCTCGAAGCGGCGCGGAATATGCTGTTGCGCACGGATCTTCCGATGGAAAGTATTGCCGGCAAGTGCGGTTTCAATAACGCCGAACAAATGCGCCGCACGTTTCAACGGTTTTTAACTATTTCTCCGCAGGAGTATCGAGCGAACTTCAAATAG
- the edd gene encoding phosphogluconate dehydratase: MHPVIEKVTRDVIKRSRESRAIYLARVDSAVEQGPRRLTLGCGNLAHGFAACSATEKSDLAGPQKANIAIISSYNDMLSAHEPYREAPEQIKQAIREAGGVAQFAGGVPAMCDGITQGQPGMELSLFSRDVIAMATAVGLSHNMFDGALYLGVCDKIVPGLLIGALSFGHLPAVFVPAGPMPSGITNKEKSRARQKYAEGKISRQELLESESKSYHGPGTCTFYGTANSNQMMVEIMGLHLPGSSFINPYTPLRDELTKAAAQQVLKFTALGDDFRPIGHVINEKAILNAIIGLLATGGSTNHTMHLIAIARAAGIIINWDDFDALSRVVPLLTRIYPNGPADVNHFQAAGGMGVLIAELLAHGLLHEDTLTIADGKGMHNYTQEPKLKDGHLVWEPCPAASLDTEVLRPVASPFDASGGLHVMHGNLGRGVSKVSAVSKDHREVQAPAVVFDDQDDMMAAFKRGELDKDFIAVIRFQGPKSNGMPELHKLTPPLGLLQDKGYKVALLTDGRMSGASGKIPSAIHMCPECADGGPLAKVRNGDMIYLNTETGEVNVLVDKDEFNARKPAVNSAKDHHHGMGRELFAGFRLNASSAETGATNVFVYD; encoded by the coding sequence ATGCATCCAGTCATTGAAAAAGTCACTCGCGACGTGATCAAACGCAGCCGCGAAAGCCGCGCCATCTATCTTGCCCGCGTCGATTCGGCGGTCGAACAAGGCCCTCGCCGGCTGACGCTCGGCTGCGGCAACCTCGCGCACGGTTTCGCGGCCTGCTCCGCGACCGAAAAATCCGATCTGGCCGGCCCGCAAAAAGCAAATATCGCGATCATCTCGTCATACAACGACATGCTGTCCGCGCACGAACCCTACCGGGAAGCCCCCGAGCAGATCAAGCAAGCCATCCGCGAGGCCGGCGGCGTCGCCCAGTTCGCAGGCGGCGTGCCGGCGATGTGCGACGGCATCACCCAGGGCCAGCCCGGCATGGAGTTGTCGCTGTTCAGCCGCGACGTGATCGCGATGGCGACGGCGGTAGGACTCAGCCACAACATGTTCGACGGCGCGCTGTATCTCGGCGTCTGCGACAAGATCGTACCGGGCCTGCTGATCGGCGCATTGAGTTTCGGCCATCTGCCGGCCGTGTTCGTGCCGGCGGGACCGATGCCCAGCGGCATCACGAACAAGGAAAAATCGCGCGCCCGACAAAAATACGCCGAAGGCAAAATCAGCCGCCAAGAACTGCTCGAATCCGAGTCGAAATCCTACCACGGCCCCGGCACCTGTACCTTCTACGGCACCGCGAACAGCAATCAGATGATGGTCGAGATCATGGGCCTGCATTTGCCCGGCTCTTCGTTCATCAATCCTTATACGCCGCTACGCGACGAGTTGACCAAGGCCGCCGCCCAGCAGGTGCTCAAATTCACCGCGCTCGGCGACGATTTCCGTCCGATCGGCCATGTGATCAACGAGAAGGCGATCCTGAACGCGATCATCGGCCTGCTCGCGACCGGCGGCTCGACCAACCACACGATGCACTTGATCGCGATCGCGCGCGCGGCCGGCATCATCATCAACTGGGACGATTTCGATGCGCTGTCTCGGGTCGTGCCATTGTTGACCCGCATCTATCCGAACGGCCCGGCCGACGTGAACCATTTCCAGGCGGCCGGCGGCATGGGCGTGCTGATCGCCGAACTCTTGGCCCACGGCCTACTGCATGAAGACACTCTGACCATCGCCGACGGCAAGGGCATGCACAACTACACCCAGGAGCCGAAACTTAAAGACGGTCACTTGGTTTGGGAGCCCTGCCCTGCCGCCTCGCTCGACACCGAAGTGCTCAGGCCCGTCGCCTCGCCTTTCGACGCCTCCGGCGGCCTGCATGTGATGCACGGCAACCTGGGCCGCGGCGTCTCGAAAGTGTCCGCGGTCAGCAAGGATCACCGTGAAGTGCAAGCGCCGGCCGTCGTCTTCGACGATCAGGACGACATGATGGCCGCCTTCAAACGCGGCGAACTGGACAAGGATTTCATCGCAGTGATCCGCTTCCAGGGCCCAAAATCGAACGGCATGCCGGAACTGCATAAACTGACGCCGCCGTTGGGCCTCTTGCAAGACAAGGGCTACAAAGTCGCCCTGCTCACCGACGGCCGTATGTCCGGCGCCTCCGGCAAGATCCCTTCGGCGATCCACATGTGCCCGGAATGCGCAGACGGCGGCCCTCTGGCGAAAGTCCGCAACGGCGACATGATCTATCTGAACACCGAAACCGGCGAAGTGAACGTACTGGTTGACAAGGACGAGTTCAATGCGCGCAAACCCGCGGTCAACAGTGCGAAAGATCACCATCACGGCATGGGCCGCGAACTGTTCGCGGGCTTCCGGCTGAACGCCTCGTCCGCCGAAACCGGCGCAACGAACGTGTTCGTTTACGATTAA
- a CDS encoding hydrogenase maturation protein produces the protein MRILLISSAYNGLCQRAHVELEALGHDISITLALNPDAVRKGVALFQPDLIICPFLKEKIPKDVWSQHHCLIIHPGIKGDRGPSSLDWAIMNDEPEWGVTVLQAAEDMDAGDIWASETFTVRPASKAGIYRSELTEAAIKAMRLAVKRIESGSHAPEALDYSKPDVRGELRPLMKQEQRRIDWAQDSASTIIKKINAADSAPGVLDRIDDLEYYLYGAHAESRLQGRQPGAIIAQRHGAICRAAIDGAVWISHLKRKNSVKQPFYQRFLPHAKHLDFKLPAATILGSTLKNTPEAPIAPLFNGSEATFKEIWYEEKNQVGYLHFDFHNGAMSTLQCRRLIASYRLALARPTKVLVLMGGRDFWSNGIHLNMIEAAENPAGESWRNINAIDDFVYEILTTENKLTVSAVWGGCGAGGAMAILAADRVWARAGAIFNPHYKTMGLYGSEYWTYSLPKRVGPVKALELTETPLPIGTRKAKAIGYLDEILSDQHEDYLQQVKQMAEALATAPHYPRQLEEKRKLRQKDERIKPLAAYRAAELRKMKSNFSGKFDCGEINYHQARHNFVHKIRPKETADYLAKHMRLDAAKTQRTAAILGLLRRSSIFQIGPEGDDKIDELRLKDRR, from the coding sequence ATGCGAATTTTACTGATTTCATCGGCCTACAACGGTTTATGCCAACGGGCGCATGTGGAGCTCGAAGCCTTGGGCCATGACATTTCGATCACGCTGGCATTGAACCCCGACGCCGTGCGTAAAGGCGTGGCCTTGTTTCAACCGGATCTGATCATCTGCCCGTTTTTAAAGGAAAAGATCCCTAAAGACGTGTGGAGCCAGCATCATTGCCTGATTATCCATCCGGGCATCAAGGGCGACCGGGGGCCGTCGTCGCTGGACTGGGCCATCATGAACGACGAACCGGAATGGGGCGTGACCGTGCTGCAGGCGGCCGAGGACATGGACGCCGGCGACATCTGGGCGAGCGAGACTTTTACGGTGCGCCCGGCCAGCAAGGCGGGCATCTACCGGAGCGAACTGACCGAGGCCGCGATCAAAGCGATGCGGCTCGCGGTCAAACGCATCGAGTCCGGCAGCCACGCCCCCGAAGCCCTGGATTATTCAAAACCCGATGTCCGCGGCGAACTCCGCCCCTTGATGAAGCAAGAGCAGCGCAGGATCGATTGGGCGCAGGACTCTGCCTCGACAATCATCAAAAAAATCAACGCCGCCGACAGCGCGCCCGGCGTGCTCGATCGGATCGACGACCTGGAATATTATCTTTACGGCGCGCACGCGGAAAGCCGGCTGCAAGGCAGGCAGCCTGGCGCTATCATCGCCCAGCGCCACGGCGCGATCTGCCGCGCGGCGATCGACGGCGCGGTCTGGATCTCGCATCTGAAGCGCAAGAACAGCGTAAAACAACCGTTTTATCAACGTTTTCTTCCACACGCCAAGCATCTCGATTTCAAGCTGCCGGCCGCCACTATATTGGGCAGCACGCTGAAAAACACGCCGGAAGCGCCGATCGCTCCGTTATTCAACGGAAGCGAGGCGACCTTCAAGGAAATCTGGTACGAAGAAAAAAACCAGGTCGGTTACCTGCATTTCGATTTTCACAACGGCGCGATGTCGACCTTGCAATGCCGCCGTCTGATCGCCTCTTACCGCCTGGCGCTGGCGCGGCCGACCAAGGTTCTGGTGTTGATGGGCGGACGCGATTTTTGGTCGAACGGCATTCATCTGAACATGATCGAGGCGGCCGAAAATCCGGCAGGCGAATCCTGGCGCAATATCAATGCGATCGACGATTTCGTCTATGAAATTTTGACCACCGAAAACAAATTGACCGTCTCTGCGGTCTGGGGCGGCTGCGGCGCCGGCGGCGCGATGGCGATTCTGGCCGCCGACAGGGTCTGGGCGCGCGCGGGCGCGATCTTCAATCCGCATTATAAAACGATGGGCCTGTACGGCTCCGAATACTGGACCTATTCGCTGCCGAAGCGGGTCGGCCCGGTCAAGGCCCTGGAACTGACCGAAACGCCGCTGCCGATCGGCACCCGAAAAGCGAAGGCGATCGGCTATCTGGACGAGATTTTGTCAGACCAACACGAAGACTATCTGCAACAGGTCAAGCAAATGGCCGAGGCGTTGGCGACGGCTCCGCACTATCCGCGCCAGCTCGAAGAAAAACGCAAGCTCCGGCAGAAGGACGAGCGCATCAAACCGTTAGCGGCCTATCGCGCCGCCGAGTTGCGCAAGATGAAAAGCAACTTCTCCGGAAAATTTGACTGCGGCGAAATCAATTATCATCAAGCACGCCACAACTTCGTGCATAAGATCAGGCCAAAGGAAACCGCCGACTATCTGGCCAAACATATGCGCCTCGATGCGGCCAAAACTCAGCGAACTGCGGCAATCCTGGGCTTATTAAGAAGAAGCTCTATTTTTCAAATAGGACCGGAGGGGGACGACAAAATCGATGAACTGCGGCTTAAAGACCGGCGATGA